The Arthrobacter sp. D5-1 genome segment CGCTGATGGTCATCTCACACATGCCCGGCGTCCAGGATCTGGCCATGCACTTGGCTTCGCGTGATTCGGACCACGACGCGTACATGGATGCCGCTACCCGATACCCAACGAGTGCGTTGACGGTACTGGAGACGGAGAAGTCCTGGGCTGAGCTGGACGGGCAGGACGCGCGGCTGACGCACTTCAGCGTGCCCCGCGCATAATCTGCTATTGCGAGTTACTTGGGTCTCCGTGGGCTAACTGCGGCATGCACATGCAACGAATCTCGAAAACGGGCAGGCCCGCCGCTTCGTCTCCGTGCCCTGTTGCGATCAGATACTCGCCGTCGAACATATATACCGGCAATTGCGGTGCCATGTATTCGTTGTAACGGCTGGGGTACACCCATTGCCCGCGGATATCGAACGCCGGCAGTGCGTAGGGATCGCGCCGGTTGTGGGCACTCGGATACAGTCCGTCGTCGATCATGATGTAACTCACCAGGCCATAGGTGTGATGGTGGTTCATGTCCGTTGGAAAGAGGATTGCTTCCACAGTTGGGCCCCTTCAAAAGTTTCGACTATCGCGCTCCGGACGGCGCGGAAGGCTAGGTAAGGTTAGCCTAAGCTAACAGTGAGCCGAGCGTCGAATGTTCTCCTGTGTGACGTTGATCGCACCCGGTTAGCCTTAGGGCAGGGGCAACCCGTCCGAAACCTCGCGCAGTACGCGAACGGCCTGGCGAATGGTGGGGCTGGCGGTCATCGTTTTCCTGTACACAACCCCAACTGAACGTTGCTGGACGGGATTCATGACGGGGATGGCAACGACTCCCGGTGGGAGCAGCGGCCTTCCCAGGCGTGGTACCAGCGCCACGGCTACCCCTTGCTCCACCATGGCGATGTGCGTGGAAAAGTCCGGATCGTAAACGCGGATGTCGGGAACCCGCCCCAGCCCGGCGAAGATCTGCAGCAGGGCCTCGTTGCAGATAGCCCCCGCCGGGGTGCTGATCCAGGTCTCGTTTAGCAAGTCTTCACGCTCGACGGCGGTGCGGGACGCGAGAGGGTGGGTGCTGTTAACAAGGACATCGGCTTGGTCAACGCAGAGATCCTCGTGGACCAGGTTCTCCGGGATCACCAGGGGTACGGAGTTCCAGTTGTGGACCACTGCCAGTTCCGCCTCGCCGGATGCCACCCGCTGCACGGCTTCGCGCGGGTCTTCAGCCAGCACCGTAATCTTCACGGCGGGGTGGGTGGCCGCCATGCGCCCGAGCATGGGTCCCACCAACCCCCGGCATGCGGTGGAGAAGGCCACCAATCTCAGCAGGCCCGACGGCTTGGCGGGATCAGCGAGCAGCGTTGCCTGAAGCTCCTCGAGTTCACCCATGATCCGGCGGCCATAGCCGGCCAATGCCAGCCCACGCTCGGTGAGGAGCACGCCGCGGCCATTGCGCTCCAGGACCACAACACCGGTCTGTTTTTCCAGTTTTTTGATCTGCTGTGACACCGCGGAGGGGCTGAACCCCATGACGTCGGATGCTGCCACTACCGAGCCATGCTGTTCCACGGCTACAAGCGCCCTCAGGGCTGAGATATCGATCATGAAGCAAATCTACGCGGTTAGGTACAGAATTCAACGCTGGTGCTTCACGCTAAAGGGAGGCAGAGTGTACTTGTGAACCTTCGCCACGCTGCCCTTGCCGTCTTGGTCGCCGTCTTATGGGGTATCAACTTCGTCGCCATTGACCTCGGCCTGCACACGAACGGCAGGGAAGTCCCTCCGCTGCTCTTCGTGGCAATGCGCTTCCTTCTCGTCGTTTTTCCGTTCATCCTGTTCATCCGAAAGCCGGACGTGGGCTGGAAGGCGATAGTCGGCGTCGGACTCTTCATGAGTGCCGGTCAATTCGGCCTCTTGTACCTGGGCATGGCACTCGGGATGCCGGCGGGCTTGGCCTCGCTGGTCCTCCAAGCGCAGGTCCTGTTGACCATCCTGCTGGCATCGAGGTTCCTGGGGGAGAAGCCCAGCCGGCGTCAGATGGCCGGAGTGGTGCTGGGCATCGCAGGCCTGGGCGTGGTGGCACTGGGGCGCAGCGCTGTGGCGCCGGTCCTTCCCCTCGTGATCGTTTTGGCCGCGGCGTTGTCCTGGGCTGTTGGCAACGTGGTGGCCCGGCACTCCAAAGCCGCTTCCGGGTTGGGACTGGTGGTGTGGTCCGGCGCAGTGGTCCCTGTTCCGTTGGCGGGGTTGTCGTTGGTAGTCGACGGGCCTGGCACCGTGTGGGCAACGCTCACGGACCTGCAACCGGCCACCATCCTCAGTGCGATTTACACGGCGGTGTTTGCTTCCCTGATCGGGTATGGCATCTGGAACCGGTTGTTGTCGCTGTACCCGAGTTCCGACGTCGTGCCCTTTACGCTGTTGGTCCCGGTGGTGGGGATGACGGCGGCGTGGCTGGTCTTGAATGAAATTCCCACCCTTACCGAAATCATGGGTGGGCTGATCCTGCTGCTGGGCGTGGCCACGGCAGTGCTCGGGACTGGACGAAAAATCCGGCCCGAAGTGACCATTGCGGGGCCCGCTCTGCGGCTATAAATCCCGCGGAGTCATGCAGAGCGGGCCTCGCAACGGCGGAATCAGCGCAGCGTGAAGATCGTCCGGTGCCAGTCCTTCTTGATGACGCCGTCCAGCTCCACCATCACGTGCTTCACCTGGGTGTATTCCTCGAAGGAGTACGCAGACATGTCCTTTCCGAATCCGGACTGCTTGAAACCGCCATGGGGCATCTCGGAAATGATCGGGATGTGGTCGTTGACCCAGACGCAGCCTGCCTTGATCTCGCGGGTGGCGCGCATGGCTCGTTGGAGGTTGTTGGTCCAGGCTGACGCTGCGAGTCCGTAGACGGTGTCGTTGGCGAGATGGATCGCTTCGTCATCGGTGTCGAAGGGAAGAACCACCAGGACCGGGCCGAAGACCTCGTCCTTGACAATCTCCGAGTCAGGCGCCGCATCCACCACCAACGTGGGGCGGTAAAAGGCGCCGTCGGCAAGGCCCTTGCCCGTGGGAGCGTAGCCCCCGGCCACCACTTTGCTGTAGCCCCGGGCCCGCTCCACCATCCCCGCCACGTGGTCCCGTTGCTTGAAGGAGACCAGCGGGCCAAGGTCCGCGTCGGGATCCCCGGGTGCACCAAGAACGATCCCCTCGAAGTGCTCGGCGACCTTTGCCACGAACTCGTCATAAACACTGCGGTGCACAATGGCTCGGGTTGCTGCGGTGCAGTCCTGACCCGTGTTGATGAGGGAGCCGGCCACGGCGCCATGCACTGCGGCGTCCAAGGTGGCGTCGTCGAACACCACAAAAGGTGCTTTTCCGCCCAGTTCAAGGTGCACGCGCTTGGCGTTGACGGCAGCAGCTTCCAGGACCGTGCGGCCAATGGCGGTGGAGCCTGTAAAGGACACCATGTCCACGTCCGGGTGCTGCATGAGGGCGGCCCCTACAGAGGCTCCGTCACCCACCACCACGTTCACCACGCCGTCGGGCAGTCCGGCATCCGTGAGCGCCTGCGCGAACATGAGGGATGTCAGTGGTGTGATCTCGGCAGGCTTGAGGACAATGGTGTTGCCGGCGGCGATCGCGGGCAGTATCTTCCACGCCGCCATCTGCAGAGGGTAGTTCCACGGCGCAATGGACCCCACCACGCCAATCGCCTCGCGGCGGATGGAGGAGGTGTGCTGTGGCGAGTACTCAGCTGTGGCTTTGCCTTCGAGATGGCGTGAGGCTCCTGCGAAGAAGTCGATGTTGTCGATGGTGCCGGGGACGTCGAATTCGCGGGTCAACCGCAACGGTTTGCCCGTCTGTGAACTTTCCACCCGGGAGAACTCCGCGGCCCGTTCCTCCATAATCCGGGCGAACTTTTGCAAAATCCCGGCTCGTTCTCCTGCGGTAGTCCGGGACCACGCCGGGAAGGCTGAACGGGCTGCAGCCACCGCGGCCTCGAGGTCCGCCACCGAGGCGAGGCTGACGGTTTCCACCACGTCCGAAGTCGCCGGGTTGATGACGTCCAGGGTGTTTCCCGAGGTGCCGGGCAGGAGTTTTCCGTTAATGAACTGATGCATGGGGTGCCGTGCTTTCCCTGCCGGGCGTCGGTGTCCGGGCAGTGATGAAGGAACGACGCCGGGTGGCGGCGTGCGTGCGGTGAAGGTGGGTTGGGTGCGTGGCAGGCTGTCAGGCCTGCGGCGCCTGCGCGCTTTCGCGTTCGGCGCTGTCCAGGATGGCTGCGAGACCGGCTTGGAAAGCTTTCAGTGAGTCGAGGGTTTGCAGTGCAGCGTGGTGCTTTTCAAGGAGCGGGTGCCCGGTAATTCGGGTGAAGACCCTGGGGTTGAGCCAGGGATCGTGGCCCTCGGAGTCCGGGAGCCGCTGGATTTCCACCGCAATGCCGGCGCCGAGCGCAAGGGTGTAGCTTTCCAAGGCGGCGTAGTAGTGCACCACGCGGTCCTCTTCGAGCCCGGCGTCGGTGAGGCATTGGAGGACGAACTCGATTGCCGTCAATTCACCGGGGCCGTAAGTGTCCGTGGCGAAGGACTCGCTGCCAAGGGAGGGGTGCTGCATGAAGACCCGGAGGAGTTCATCGAGGTACGTCTCCAGCCGGGTGCGCCAGTCCTGGTCGCGTGCCGAGGCCAGCGTTCGATCCACGGACATCATGAACAACTTGTCCAGCGCTGCCCTGACGATTGCGTCCCGGTTCCGGAAGTGGCGGTAGACGGCGGTGGCGTCTACTTCAAGTTCCTGCCCCAGTCGTCGGACGGTCAGCCGCTCACTGGGTTCCTGGCTGGAAATCCGGAGGACGGCGTCAATGATGGTAGCTGGGTCCAAGCGCGTGCGGCGGTCCGTTGACTGTGCTGGCTGCACCATCTGTTGTCCGCCTTCCATGCGATCCCCGGTTGATTATCAACCTACATGATCCATGGCCACCTCCTTTCGAGGACAAGTCAAAGTCTTTGTCAGCACTGATGTCAACACCGTTGACATTAATGTGATCCGGCTCATAGTCTGTCTCGCAGAGTTGAATTTCCCACGAAAGGACTCGATCGTGCACGCAGAGATTTTGTTGGAGAACGGATGGGTTTACACCGGCAATGACGCCGGACCCGTCCAGGCCAGCGTGGCAATAGGCGAGGGCAGGGTGATCGCCGTCGGCGGCGCTGAAGACTTCGAGGCAACGGCGACGCCGGACACCCGCCGTGTGGACCTGGAAGGGCAACTGGTGCTTCCCGGATTCCAGGACGCCCACATCCACCCCATCTTCGCAGGGATAGAGCTGCTCCAGTGCGACCTGACGGAGGTGGGCAGCGCAGAAGAAGCTGTAGAAACAGTGGCCCGCTACGCCGCGGACAACCCGGACCAACCGTGGATCGTGGGCGCAGGATGGTCCATGGACCTGTTCCACGGGGGCACCCCTGGCCGGGAGTTGCTTGATGCCGTGGTCCCGGACCGGCCCGTGTACCTCGTCAACAGGGACCACCACGGAGCTTGGGCCAACACTGCGGCGTTCAAAGCCGCCGGGATCACCAAGGACACACCTGATCCGGACGGTGGTCGGCTGGAACGCGAAGAGGACGGCACACCGGCAGGCACCGTCCACGAAGGTGCCATGGACCTCTTCAACGCGGTAAAGCCGGCAGTGCCTTACGAGTTGGCGTACCAAGGGTTGCTCGCATCCCAGAAATTGCTGCTCGCCCAAGGCATCACTGCCTGGCAGGACGCCTGGGTCCCCATCCCGGAGGGCGGACATGCCGATCACCTGGAGGTCTACCAGGACGCAGCGAAGGCAGCGGACCTCAAAGTCAGGGTCACGGCATGCCAGTGGTGGGACAGGACCGCCGGTATGTCCCAGCTGGAAGCAATCGTGGAACGCCGGAACACGGTGGCCGCAGCATTCGACCCCCTGCAGCTCAACGCCAACACGGTCAAAGTCATGGTGGACGGCGTGGCCGAGAACTACACGGCCGCCATGCACCACGTCTACCTGGACCACCACGGCCACCACACGGACAACCGCGGGATCGAGTTCTTCGAGCCAGAGCAGTTGAAGGAGTTTGTCACCGCCATAGATGCCGAGGGTATGCAGGTTCACTTCCATGCCCTTGGCGACCGCGCTGTCACGGATGCCCTGGACGCGCTGGAGGCAGCCCGGAACAGCAACGGCGCCAACGATCACCGGCACCACCTCGCCCACTTGCAGGTGGTCCGCGGCCAGGACATTCCCCGTTTCCCTGAGCTCAATGCGGCCGCCAACGTACAGGCACTGTGGGCCTGCCACGAGGAACAGATGGACACCCTGACGCTCCCGTTCCTTGAACCGGGCGCCGAGGACAGACACTATCCCTTCGGTGAGCTGGCTTCTGCGGGTGCCCGATTGGTGGCGGGCAGCGATTGGCCGGTCTCCACTGCCGACCCCATTGCGGCCATCCATGTGGCAGTGAACCGCACAGCCCCGGGAGAAAACCTCCCCCCGCTCGGCCCGGCATCACAAAAGCTCAGCCTCAAACAGATCGTGGACGCCTACACCCACGGCACTGCTTGGATCAACCACCTGGACGCCGCAACGGGGACTGTGGAACCGGGGAAACTCGCCGACCTCGCGGTCCTGGATGTCAATCTTTTCGAGCTTCCTGTGGAGGAACTGCACCGGGGAGTGGTGACGCAGACGTGGATTGGGGGCGAGTGCGTCTATGACCGGGCGGCAGCCCAAAGCCCGGTCGCGGAAACAGCCCGCGGCCAGCAGCCGGCGGTGATGCAGTGAGGCCGCCAACAGCGGGTGGCACCATGCGCCGCAAACAGCGGACGACGCCGTCGCGCATCACCGCGGTGATGGTGGCCGGCGTCGTGCTCGGCCTGGTCCTGGGCGGCTGCGGCGCGCGGCCCGCCAGCGTGACCGGCTCCGCGGGCGGTGCCAAGTACACCCTGGCCGACTCCACAGATGCACCCACCAAGGAGATCGACAACTTCAGTTGGGCCATGTACGCGGAGCCGTTCTCCCTGGACTACGCCTACGCCTTCGACTACCCGGACAATACCGTCCTTTCCAACGTGTGCGAATCGCTCTTCCGATGGAACGCTGACCTCTCGACCTCGCCCGGCCTGGCCACGGGAGTGGAGAATCCTGATCCCCTGACGTGGATTTACACCATCCGCCAAGGGGTGAAGTTCCACGACGGCACCGAGATGACGGCGGATGACGTCGTCGCTTCCCTGAGCCGCCACCTCGACCCGGAGGTGGGCTCGTTCTGGGCATCGTCCTACCAAAACGTGGAGTCCATCGAGAAGACCGGCGACTACGAAGTCACGGTCACCACCACCCGTCCGGACTACGTGTTCAACTCTTCCCTGGTGGGCGCCCCGGGTGTGGTGGAGTCCGCAGCAACCCTTGAGGAAGCGGGCAAGGACTACGGCAACTCAAAAACGGGCGTGAACTGCACGGGACCGTTCCAGTTCGATCAGTGGGAAGCAGGGGAGAGCATCACCCTCAAACGCTTCGACGACTACTGGGATCCGGACCTGAAAGCCAAATCGAAGCAGGTCACGTTCACCATGCTCCCGGACGCCACCTCCCGCATCAACGCCTTCCAAACGGGCGAAATCGACGGCGGCTTCGCGATCCCGTCCAATGCGATCGACATCCTCAAAGCCAACAAGGACGCCGGGTCCCTGTACTTCGGCAATGACACCTCCGTACAGAGCATGGTCTTCACCAACCTGGCCGGGACCTTCCAGGACGTCCGGGTGCGCAAGGCACTCATGATGGCCATCAACCGGGACGCACTGA includes the following:
- a CDS encoding amidohydrolase, yielding MHAEILLENGWVYTGNDAGPVQASVAIGEGRVIAVGGAEDFEATATPDTRRVDLEGQLVLPGFQDAHIHPIFAGIELLQCDLTEVGSAEEAVETVARYAADNPDQPWIVGAGWSMDLFHGGTPGRELLDAVVPDRPVYLVNRDHHGAWANTAAFKAAGITKDTPDPDGGRLEREEDGTPAGTVHEGAMDLFNAVKPAVPYELAYQGLLASQKLLLAQGITAWQDAWVPIPEGGHADHLEVYQDAAKAADLKVRVTACQWWDRTAGMSQLEAIVERRNTVAAAFDPLQLNANTVKVMVDGVAENYTAAMHHVYLDHHGHHTDNRGIEFFEPEQLKEFVTAIDAEGMQVHFHALGDRAVTDALDALEAARNSNGANDHRHHLAHLQVVRGQDIPRFPELNAAANVQALWACHEEQMDTLTLPFLEPGAEDRHYPFGELASAGARLVAGSDWPVSTADPIAAIHVAVNRTAPGENLPPLGPASQKLSLKQIVDAYTHGTAWINHLDAATGTVEPGKLADLAVLDVNLFELPVEELHRGVVTQTWIGGECVYDRAAAQSPVAETARGQQPAVMQ
- a CDS encoding ABC transporter substrate-binding protein, which gives rise to MRRKQRTTPSRITAVMVAGVVLGLVLGGCGARPASVTGSAGGAKYTLADSTDAPTKEIDNFSWAMYAEPFSLDYAYAFDYPDNTVLSNVCESLFRWNADLSTSPGLATGVENPDPLTWIYTIRQGVKFHDGTEMTADDVVASLSRHLDPEVGSFWASSYQNVESIEKTGDYEVTVTTTRPDYVFNSSLVGAPGVVESAATLEEAGKDYGNSKTGVNCTGPFQFDQWEAGESITLKRFDDYWDPDLKAKSKQVTFTMLPDATSRINAFQTGEIDGGFAIPSNAIDILKANKDAGSLYFGNDTSVQSMVFTNLAGTFQDVRVRKALMMAINRDALIKAAEQGYAKNTDALTTRSVWKDVPAATADEAFDGLLSTPYDLEEAKKLVKEAGAEDSKFVFATASLNAAFDITARAIASAAKEIGLEPEIQTMSNDKYTTLFSDPEARKNVDLLVTSWYLSSTEPLEMYSVLRTGDFSNYGGWSNAEFDDLVNSAYSVQDPEARGKLTGQAAKLASEEVVWGPLYETVTSMWLGKRITGADPSINYMYYPWAAQIGGR
- a CDS encoding gamma-aminobutyraldehyde dehydrogenase, with product MHQFINGKLLPGTSGNTLDVINPATSDVVETVSLASVADLEAAVAAARSAFPAWSRTTAGERAGILQKFARIMEERAAEFSRVESSQTGKPLRLTREFDVPGTIDNIDFFAGASRHLEGKATAEYSPQHTSSIRREAIGVVGSIAPWNYPLQMAAWKILPAIAAGNTIVLKPAEITPLTSLMFAQALTDAGLPDGVVNVVVGDGASVGAALMQHPDVDMVSFTGSTAIGRTVLEAAAVNAKRVHLELGGKAPFVVFDDATLDAAVHGAVAGSLINTGQDCTAATRAIVHRSVYDEFVAKVAEHFEGIVLGAPGDPDADLGPLVSFKQRDHVAGMVERARGYSKVVAGGYAPTGKGLADGAFYRPTLVVDAAPDSEIVKDEVFGPVLVVLPFDTDDEAIHLANDTVYGLAASAWTNNLQRAMRATREIKAGCVWVNDHIPIISEMPHGGFKQSGFGKDMSAYSFEEYTQVKHVMVELDGVIKKDWHRTIFTLR
- a CDS encoding EamA family transporter, which translates into the protein MNLRHAALAVLVAVLWGINFVAIDLGLHTNGREVPPLLFVAMRFLLVVFPFILFIRKPDVGWKAIVGVGLFMSAGQFGLLYLGMALGMPAGLASLVLQAQVLLTILLASRFLGEKPSRRQMAGVVLGIAGLGVVALGRSAVAPVLPLVIVLAAALSWAVGNVVARHSKAASGLGLVVWSGAVVPVPLAGLSLVVDGPGTVWATLTDLQPATILSAIYTAVFASLIGYGIWNRLLSLYPSSDVVPFTLLVPVVGMTAAWLVLNEIPTLTEIMGGLILLLGVATAVLGTGRKIRPEVTIAGPALRL
- a CDS encoding LysR substrate-binding domain-containing protein, yielding MIDISALRALVAVEQHGSVVAASDVMGFSPSAVSQQIKKLEKQTGVVVLERNGRGVLLTERGLALAGYGRRIMGELEELQATLLADPAKPSGLLRLVAFSTACRGLVGPMLGRMAATHPAVKITVLAEDPREAVQRVASGEAELAVVHNWNSVPLVIPENLVHEDLCVDQADVLVNSTHPLASRTAVEREDLLNETWISTPAGAICNEALLQIFAGLGRVPDIRVYDPDFSTHIAMVEQGVAVALVPRLGRPLLPPGVVAIPVMNPVQQRSVGVVYRKTMTASPTIRQAVRVLREVSDGLPLP
- a CDS encoding TetR/AcrR family transcriptional regulator; amino-acid sequence: MVQPAQSTDRRTRLDPATIIDAVLRISSQEPSERLTVRRLGQELEVDATAVYRHFRNRDAIVRAALDKLFMMSVDRTLASARDQDWRTRLETYLDELLRVFMQHPSLGSESFATDTYGPGELTAIEFVLQCLTDAGLEEDRVVHYYAALESYTLALGAGIAVEIQRLPDSEGHDPWLNPRVFTRITGHPLLEKHHAALQTLDSLKAFQAGLAAILDSAERESAQAPQA